A single window of Enoplosus armatus isolate fEnoArm2 chromosome 22, fEnoArm2.hap1, whole genome shotgun sequence DNA harbors:
- the lyrm5a gene encoding LYR motif-containing protein 5A: MANPFRGEVIKLYKTLLYLGREYPQGSAYFRERLKSAFIKNKDVTDPEKIKKLVARGDFVIKELEALYFLRKYRAMKKRYYEPEK; the protein is encoded by the exons ATGGCCAACCCTTTCAGGGGTGAGGTTATCAAGCTCTACAAAACT CTGCTGTATCTTGGCCGTGAGTACCCCCAGGGATCAGCTTACTTTAGAGAGCGCCTGAAGTCAGCTTTCATCAAGAATAAAGACGTGACAGACCCTGAAAAGATCAAGAAGCTGGTGGCCCGGGGCGACTTTGTCATCAAGGAACTGGAGGCTCTCTATTTCCTCAGGAAATATCGGGCCATGAAGAAGAGGTATTATGAACCAGAAAAATAA
- the LOC139304749 gene encoding sodium-coupled monocarboxylate transporter 1-like, whose translation MSGDSQEAGSFVVADYVVFALMLVVSAAVGVYYAWADRGQRSSGDFLMGGRRLTALPVSLSLTASFMSAITVLSNPAEVYRYGASIGFYGLSYVMTMVVTSEIFLPVFYRLAITSTYEYLELRFSRATRLLGTVLFIVQTILYTGIVIYAPALALNQVTGMDLWGAVISTGVVCTFYCTMGGLKAVVWTDVFQLGVMLAGFLSVIIRSVVLQGGIFPIISDSQQGGRLNFWDFDTNPLRRHTFWTVTVGGTFVWVSIYGINQAQVQRYISCKSITHAKLSLFINLFGLLSVLLCSVFAGMCLFSVYKNCDPWTAGQVSAPDQLMPYLVMDILGDYPGLPGLFVAAAYSGSLSTVSSSINALAAVTVEDLIKPYTTMSEKHLSWTSKGLSLVYGVLCIGMAGLASLMGGILQAAISIFGIIGGPLLGLFTLGILCPFANSKGALSGLVSGLVLSLWVGIGAQVYPPPSEMSRPLSLTTEGCNFTSTLNWTSTALPSQPTSITTAPVHHIDGKPLLADNWYSLSYLYFSPIGTIIAIIVGLLVSLFTGGWKLKVESRLTLLKEDTTLYHLFKFFKDKVMRRTGKLDLTRDREKKFGSTNPAFSDVELDLTKSSIPT comes from the exons ATGTCAGGGGACTCTCAGGAGGCTGGCTCCTTTGTGGTGGCAGACTATGTGGTGTTTGCTCTCATGCTGGTGGTGTCTGCTGCCGTCGGGGTCTACTACGCCTGGGCGGACAGGGGCCAGCGAAGCTCGGGGGACTTCCTAATGGGGGGGCGAAGACTGACGGCCTTGCCTGTCTCCCTGTCCCTGACCGCCAGCTTCATGTCAGCCATCACGGTGCTGTCCAACCCAGCCGAG GTATACCGCTACGGAGCCAGTATCGGATTTTATGGTCTGTCCTATGTAATGACGATGGTGGTCACATCTGAGATCTTTCTCCCAGTCTTTTACAGGCTGGCCATCACCAGCACGTATGAG TACCTGGAGCTGCGTTTCAGCAGAGCAACCCGTCTGCTGGGAACCGTGCTCTTCATTGTTCAGACA atCCTCTACACTGGAATCGTCATTTACGCCCCAGCTCTCGCTTTAAACCAAG taaCTGGTATGGACCTGTGGGGTGCAGTTATTTCCACAGGCGTGGTCTGCACCTTTTACTGCACAATG GGTGGTCTGAAGGCGGTGGTGTGGACAGATGTGTTTCAG CTTGGTGTCATGCTCGCAGGCTTCCTGTCTGTCATCATCAGGTCTGTGGTCTTACAAGGCGGAATCTTCCCCATCATCTCAGATTCACAACAAGGAGGGAGACTCAACTTTTGGGA CTTTGACACAAACCCCCTGAGGAGACACACTTTTTGGACAGTAACCGTTGGAGGGACATTTGTCTGGGTCAGTATCTATGGAATCAACCAGGCCCAGGTTCAGAGATACATCTCCTGCAAGAGCATCACTCATGCCAAACT ATCTCTGTTCATCAACCTGTTTGGCCTGTTGTCCGTCCTGCTGTGCTCAGTGTTTGCAGGAATGTGCCTCTTCTCCGTCTATAAGAACTGTGACCCGTGGACCGCTGGGCAGGTTTCTGCTCCTGATCAG TTGATGCCATATTTGGTGATGGACATCTTGGGGGACTATCCTGGCCTTCCTGGACTGTTTGTTGCAGCTGCCTATAGTGGATCTCTAAG CACAGTGTCTTCCAGCATCAATGCACTGGCTGCAGTGACGGTAGAGGACCTGATCAAACCGTACACTACCATGTCTGAGAAACACCTGTCCTGGACCTCAAAAGGACTGA GTCTCGTATATGGGGTTTTATGCATTGGAATGGCTGGACTGGCTTCACTCATGGGAGGGATCTTGCAG GCAGCCATCAGCATATTTGGGATCATTGGAGGTCCTTTACTTGGCCTGTTTACGTTGGGTATTCTCTGTCCATTTGCCAACTCCAAA GGAGCTTTGTCAGGTCTTGTGTCAGGGTTGGTCTTGTCTCTGTGGGTGGGCATCGGAGCCCAGGTATACCCTCCCCCCTCTGAGATGAGCCGACCTCTGTCACTGACCACTGAGGGCTGTAACTTCACCTCTACCCTCAACTGGACCTCCACTGCTCTGCCATCACAGCCGACCTCCATCACCACAGCCCCGGTACACCACATTGATGGCAA GCCTCTGCTGGCAGATAACTGGTACTCTCTGTCCTACCTTTACTTCAGTCCTATTGGAACCATAATAGCTATCATTGTGGGACTATTAGTCAGCCTGTTTACAG GAGGCTGGAAGCTAAAGGTTGAATCGAGGCTCACATTACTGAAAGAAGACACGACTCTCTATCACCTATTCAAGTTTTTCAAAGACAAA GTCATGAGGCGAACGGGAAAGCTTGACctgacaagagacagagagaagaagttTGGCAGCACTAATCCCGCTTTCTCTGACGTTGAGCTGGATTTAACAAAAAGCAGCATTCCCACATGA
- the LOC139305336 gene encoding sodium-coupled monocarboxylate transporter 1-like → MSGDSQEAGSFVAADYVVFALMLVVSAAVGVYYAWVDRGQGSSKDFLTGGRRLTALPVSMSLTASYMSAITVLSNPAEVYRYGAILALFSLAYVLAVVVVSEVFLPVFYRLSIISTYEYLELRFNRATRLLGTVLFIVQTILLTGITIYGPALALSQATDLGLWSGIILTGMVCTFYCTLGGLKAVVWTDVFQIGVMLAGYLSVIIKSVILQGGVLTIISDSQQGGRLNFWDFDINPLRRHTFWTITVGGTFCWIALCGINQLYVQRYVCCKSITHARVALYINLLGLCSFLLCSVFAGMCLFSVYKNCDPWTAGLVSAPDQLIPYLVMDILTGYPGLPGLFLAAVYSGSLSTVSSNINALATVTVEDLIKPYTNMSEKHLYRVSKGLSFLFGVLSITMAGVASLMGGMMQASATIAGVTQGSLLGLFILGILCPFANSKGGLSGLVSGCVVSLCVSLGALISPPSPAMNRPLSLTTEGCNFTTTGSLNWTATALPTEPSSITTAPVPNSDGKHLLADNWHSPSYLYLSAIGTVTAISVALIVSLFTGGWRARVEPRLTLMKEDTVSYHLFTFFKDRVMRRRGKFDQAKNREKKVANKNPAFCDTEMDLTNSSIPT, encoded by the exons ATGTCAGGGGACTCTCAGGAGGCTGGCTCTTTTGTGGCAGCAGACTATGTGGTGTTTGCTCTCATGCTGGTGGTGTCCGCTGCCGTCGGGGTCTACTATGCCTGGGTGGACAGGGGCCAAGGAAGCTCCAAGGACTTCCTAACAGGGGGGCGAAGACTGACAGCCCTGCCCGTCTCCATGTCCCTGACCGCCAGCTACATGTCAGCCATCACGGTGCTGTCCAACCCAGCCGAG GTGTACCGCTATGGAGCCATCCTTGCATTATTTAGTCTTGCCTATGTATTGGCGGTGGTGGTCGTGTCTGAGGTCTTTCTCCCAGTCTTCTACAGGCTGTCCATCATCAGCACCTATGAG TACCTGGAGCTGCGTTTCAACAGAGCAACACGTCTGCTGGGAACTGTGCTCTTCATTGTTCAGACA aTCCTCCTCACTGGAATCACCATTTATGGCCCAGCTCTAGCTTTAAGCCAAG ctacTGATTTGGGTCTGTGGAGTGGAATTATTTTAACAGGCATGGTCTGCACTTTTTACTGCACATTg GGTGGACTTAAGGCAGTGGTGTGGACCGATGTGTTCCAG ATTGGAGTAATGCTCGCAGGCTACCTGTCTGTCATCATCAAGTCTGTGATCTTACAAGGAGGAGTCCTCACCATCATTTCAGACTCACAACAAGGAGGGAGACTCAACTTTTGGGA CTTTGACATAAACCCTCTGAGGAGACACACTTTTTGGACCATAACCGTCGGAGGGACATTTTGCTGGATTGCTCTCTGTGGGATTAACCAACTCTACGTTCAGAGATACGTCTGCTGCAAGAGCATCACTCATGCCAGAGT aGCTCTGTACATCAACCTGTTAGGTCTGTGCTCCTTCCTGCTGTGCTCAGTGTTTGCAGGAATGTGCCTCTTCTCCGTCTATAAGAACTGTGACCCGTGGACCGCTGGGCTGGTTTCTGCTCCTGATCAG CTGATACCATATTTGGTGATGGACATCTTGACAGGCTATCCTGGCCTTCCCGGCCTATTTTTGGCAGCAGTATATAGCGGCTCTTTAAG CACAGTGTCTTCCAACATCAATGCACTGGCTACAGTGACAGTAGAGGACCTGATCAAACCGTACACTAACATGTCTGAGAAACACTTATACCGGGTGTCTAAAGGACTGA GTTTCTTATTTGGCGTTTTATCCATCACCATGGCTGGAGTGGCCTCGCTCATGGGAGGGATGATGCAG GCATCTGCCACCATCGCTGGTGTCACACAAGGTTCCTTACTTGGCCTATTCATATTGGGCATCCTCTGTCCTTTTGCCAATTCCAAA GGAGGTTTGTCAGGTCTTGTTTCAGGGTGtgttgtgtccttgtgtgtgagCCTCGGAGCCCTGATATCCCCTCCCAGTCCTGCAATGAATCGACCTCTGTCGCTGACCACTGAGGGGTGTAACTTCACCACTACGGGCAGCTTAAACTGGACCGCCACTGCTCTGCCAACAGAACCAAGCTCCATCACCACAGCCCCGGTACCGAACAGTGATGGCAA ACATCTGCTGGCAGATAACTGGCACTCTCCTTCCTACCTTTACTTAAGTGCCattggaactgtaacagctATCAGCGTGGCACTGATAGTCAGCCTCTTTACAG GAGGCTGGAGGGCAAGGGTGGAACCGAGGCTTACATTAATGAAAGAGGACACAGTCTCCTATCATCTATTCACCTTTTtcaaagacaga GTcatgagaagaagaggaaagttTGACCAGgcaaagaacagagagaagaaagttgCCAACAAAAACCCTGCTTTCTGTGACACTGAGATGGACttaacaaacagcagcattcCAACATGA
- the dnai7 gene encoding dynein axonemal intermediate chain 7, translating into MGPPKKGKGRKLTKAQKAKQQKEEEEERRLREEEEAQLQAEKEEQERLERERKEKELERLELKDQERREDELKELRHLLEENHTAATKWKADAVEKAMWERYMLCDGNPDPAVQQEINSYISLWRDDPEVNATPVLKQCNLALQLIEELEGLLRDVTDLQEGQKYQEALIHLQQLIHSKHLLTTEEILKSANESIDTETGNMQTVVKDDNITLCLWANLTKNPRFKGLNFEKVGLGFELPKQLAVSNIAMRILHTRYDHLSLLARMAHLRIRAPSHRSLAGGEEVPGDTGVPEQEETKAEGELKEEDETQQQRVDEEAQSIQGFEGRKSAASLQSGRNSSQPAEGRRSQIQTQMEALGAEGNLTSSPVQLTMMGRGVQVVDLMQYTPLGGVFYYDVFHLPPQARLVNGWTMRQLLDKGLEVFPYPMEKSNFDDNKPPTCPPVGVSVTLPDSVVFLETPQVARWDAAGKQWRMDGITDVSYEETEAKISFKMDSFQAFVLMQETYANFPFQSWELRPLGQDSALLTINGSLIDLSIMIQGNQVMLQSEQERGPSHLVGKWMSGPSLQRAMLNAGINIFVNEYTDKYVSTCGKDPLTEHAAYEQMALFTSACAFSWSKWNAKCGAEHLVMQVCEHHGPGPVPKGSWSLYLLGAQRSQKLEITEKSEAFSPDHYPGSEFHSTFIHMLQDNMSTDGIARTRESNYLFVDTVQSLLCATRPLMYS; encoded by the exons aTGGGC CCGCCCAAGAAAGGAAAG GGACGTAAGCTGACCAAGGCTCAGAAGGCGaagcagcagaaggaggaggaagaggagaggaggttgcGAGAGGAAG AGGAAGCACAGCTGcaagcagagaaagaagagcaggagagattggaaagagagagaaaggagaaggagcTAGAAAGGCTTGAGTTAAAG GACCAAGAGCGCAGAGAAGATGAGCTGAAGGAACTCCGCCATCTACTGGAGGAGAATCATACTGCAGCAACCAAATGGAAAGCCGATGCTGTGGAGAAAGCcatg TGGGAGAGATATATGCTTTGTGATGGTAACCCGGACCCGGCAGTACAGCAGGAAATTAACTCATATATCAGCCTGTGGAGAGATGACCCAGAGGTCAACGCAACACCTGTGCTCAAGCAATGTAACCTCGCTCTGCAG CTGATTGAGGAGCTGGAAGGTCTGCTCAGAGATGTTACAGATCTGCAAGAGGGCCAGAAGTACCAGGAGGCTCTCATACATTTGCAGCAGCTTATCCACTCTAAGCACCTCCTCACCACTGAGGAGATCCTCAAG AGTGCCAACGAGAGCATCGACACTGAGACAGGCAACATGCAGACTGTGGTCAAGGATGACAACATTACACTGTGTCTCTGGGCCAACCTCACGAAGAATCCAAG GTTTAAAGGTTTAAACTTTGAAAAGGTGGGCCTGGGCTTTGAGCTTCCCAAACAGCTGGCTGTGAGCAATATCGCCATGCGGATCCTCCACACACGTTATGACCACCTGTCCTTGCTGGCCAGGATGGCTCACCTTAGAATACGCGCACCCAGCCACAG GTCTCTTGCGGGCGGTGAAGAGGTTCCAGGAGACACAGGTGTGcctgagcaggaggagacaaaaGCAGAGGGGGAGCTGAAGGAAGAAGATGAGACGCAGCAACAGAGAGTGGACGAGGAGGCGCAGTCCATCCAAGGGTTTGAAGGGAGGAAG AGTGCTGCCAGTCTGCAGTCGGGGAGAAACAGCTCCCAGCCTGCAGAAGGCCGACGGAGccagatacagacacagatgGAGGCGCTCGGCG CTGAGGGGAACTTGACTTCTTCCCCAGTGCAGCTGACAATGATGGGCCGCGGTGTACAGGTGGTGGACTTAATGCAGTACACACCTCTGGGTGGGGTCTTCTACTATGACGTGTTTCACCTCCCACCGCAAGCCCGCCTGGTCAACGGTTGGACAATGAGACAG CTGTTGGACAAAGGGCTAGAGGTGTTCCCCTATCCTATGGAGAAGTCTAACTTCGATGACAACAAACCTCCTACCTGCCCTCCCGTAGGTGTGTCTGTGACACTGCCTGACTCCGTTGTCTTCTTGGAAACTCCCCAAGTAGCTCGCTGGGATGCTGCAG GGAAGCAGTGGAGGATGGACGGCATCACTGACGTCTCTTATGAGGAGACGGAGGCCAAGATCTCCTTCAAGATGGACTCCTTCCAGGCCTTTGTGCTGATGCAGGAAACATATGCTAACTTTCCCTTCCAGAGCTGGGAGCTCAGGCCATTGGGCCAAGACTCAGCTCTTCTCACCATCAATGGGTCACTCATTGACCTCAGTATCATGATCCAG GGTAATCAGGTTATGTTGCAgtcagagcaagagagaggtCCCTCTCACCTCGTAGGGAAGTGGATGAGCGGCCCCTCCCTGCAGAGAGCCATGCTCAACGCAGGGATCAACATCTTTGTGAACGAGTACACGGACAAATACGTCAGCACCTGCGGCAAG gacCCTCTTACAGAACATGCTGCCTACGAACAGATGGCCCTCTTCACCTCTGCCTGTGCTTTTTCGTGGAGCAAGTGGAATGCCAAATGTGGAGCCGAGCATCTGGTCATGCAG GTGTGCGAGCACCACGGCCCTGGCCCGGTGCCAAAAGGCTCGTGGAGTCTCTACCTGCTGGGTGCTCAGAGGAGTCAGAAGCTGGAAATCACAGAGAAGAGTGAGGCGTTCTCTCCAGACCATTATCCTGGCAGTGAATTCCACTCCACCTTCATCCACATGCTCCAGGACAACATGAGCACTGATGGCATAGCTAGGACCAGAGAATCCAATTATCTGTTTGTCGATACAGTACAGAGCCTGCTCTGTGCCACCAGACCCCTGATGTATTCATAA